AAGCGAAGACGACAAAATCAAAGGCGCGGTGCGCACCGACTTCATCCTCTCCGCCGAAATCATCATCATCGCCCTGGGCACGCTCGCCCCGCAGGCCACGCTGGCCGACCGCACGCTGGTGCTGCTGGCCATCGGCATCGGCATGACCGTGTTCGTGTACGGATTGGTGGCCGTCATCGTCAAACTCGACGACTTCGGCTTCTTCCTCGTCAAACGCGGCGGCGCGCTGAAAAAAACCGGCGAAGGGCTGATTGCCGCCATGCCGTGGCTGATGCGCGGCCTGAGCGTGGCCGGCACACTGGCCGTGTTCCTCGTCGGCGGCGGCCTCATTGCCCACAACGCCCCCGTCCTGTCCGACTGGCTGCACCACATGCACTGGCACGACGGCCTCCCCGGCGCACTTGCCTCCCTGCTCACCGGCCTCGCCGCAGGCACGGCCGCCTGCGCCGTGGTGCTGCCGCTGATGAAGCTGTTCGGCAGACATTAAGGCAGGCAACCCCCCGACTCCGCAAACAAATACCTGCAACGGCAACAGGCCGTCTGAAAAAAGAAAACATGCAAAACATCCGCGCCGCCGTCATCCAAACCGTTTCCACCACCGACCCCGAAGCCAACATCCGCACCATGCGCCGCCTCGTGCGCCAGGCCGCCGACGCAGGCGCAGACTGGGCAGTGCTGCCCGAATACTGGCCGCTAATGGGGCGCAGCGACAGCGACAAACTCGCCCTCGCCGAACCCTTCGGCGTAGGCCGTTTTCAGACGGCCTTGTCCCAAGCCGCCGCCGAATGCCGCCTCATCCTCTTCGGCGGCACCGTCCCGCTGCACAGCGGCGACGCGGGCAAAGTGCTCAATACTATGCTCGTTTACGGGCGCGGCGGCGAACTGCTCGGCCGCTACGACAAAATGCACCTCTTCGGCTACTCCGGCCTCGGCGAGCGTTACGCCGAAGCCGACACCATCGCCGCAGGCACAAGCGTGCCGCAGCTTGCCGCCGACGGCTGGCTGCTGGCGCAGGGCATCTGCTACGACCTGCGCTTCCCCGAATTCTTCCGCGCCCAAGCCCCCTTCGACGCCCTCGTCCTGCCCGCCGCCTTCACCCACACCACCGGCCGCGCCCATTGGGAGCTGCTGCTGCGCGCCCGCGCCGTGGAAAACCAATGCTACGTCCTCGCCGCCGGACAAGGCGGCCATCACCAAAGCGGCCGCCGCACCTTCGGCCACAGCATGATCATCGACCCCTGGGGCGACACCCTCGCCCTCCTGCCC
The window above is part of the Neisseria bacilliformis genome. Proteins encoded here:
- a CDS encoding DUF808 domain-containing protein; this translates as MAFASLFTLLDDIASVLDDVSLMAKAAAKKTVGVVGDDLALNAGQVTGVAAERELPVVWKVAKGSFKNKLILIPAALLLSALLPVLITPLLMLGGLFLCFEGVEKLLHKFLHRPAPGHSPQAVPDELESEDDKIKGAVRTDFILSAEIIIIALGTLAPQATLADRTLVLLAIGIGMTVFVYGLVAVIVKLDDFGFFLVKRGGALKKTGEGLIAAMPWLMRGLSVAGTLAVFLVGGGLIAHNAPVLSDWLHHMHWHDGLPGALASLLTGLAAGTAACAVVLPLMKLFGRH
- a CDS encoding carbon-nitrogen hydrolase family protein; this encodes MQNIRAAVIQTVSTTDPEANIRTMRRLVRQAADAGADWAVLPEYWPLMGRSDSDKLALAEPFGVGRFQTALSQAAAECRLILFGGTVPLHSGDAGKVLNTMLVYGRGGELLGRYDKMHLFGYSGLGERYAEADTIAAGTSVPQLAADGWLLAQGICYDLRFPEFFRAQAPFDALVLPAAFTHTTGRAHWELLLRARAVENQCYVLAAGQGGHHQSGRRTFGHSMIIDPWGDTLALLPEGEGVITATLDPVRLHSVRTRLPALSHRIL